The region GGGCTCGGGTGGTGGTTCGCAGAAAAGCCGAGCCGTGTGGCCTCCCCAAAATAAAGGTTCGGGGCGAGATCTCACATTGCCACATTGCCGTCGAGGCGCAGAGCGATGTCATTGCCCTTGGCGTGGCTGGAGGCGGATGGTTATTGGCAGCTCGTGCCCGTTGGGGGGGGCGGCCTAGAGGTTGCGCGATGGCCAATCCGAAGGTTGCTGTGACAAGGCAGGTCCCGAGGGAGGACCCTCGGGCGAGGCGGGCTATGTCCCTGCCGACGCCGCGTCGCGAGCCGTCGCGGTTACAGCGTCTGGCTCCACGCGCGCGCGATCAGGCGGGTGCGGTCCCAGCCGCCGGCGTCGGCCAGCCACGCGATCGCTTCTTCGGCGTTCGCGGAGCGTATCACCGCGAGGCCCGCATCGTTGTCGATGAATCCGCCGAATGCCGCACGCTTCTGTCGCTGCAGCGCGGCGAGACCGGAGCGTGCCAGCGTGCGCTCGGCCGGCACGCCGTCCACGATCGTCGCCTCGAGCCCCGCGTCGACCGGAGGGAGTTCGAGGGGCTCGAGGAACTCGGTGAAGGCCCGCGGATGGTTCGCCGCGAAGAGCCCGGCGCGATTGAACTCGTTCTCCTCGAGCAGGCGCATTAACTCCGCGCGGTCGGCCACGCGGTAGAAGATGTGGGCGGCCGTGCCATCAGGCTCGGGCCCCCCCGCCACCACGCGCCCTTGCTCACGGAGGCCCGCCAGCTGCTTGAGATGCGCGGGTCGGAACGGCAGGCGGCGCGCCATGTAGTCCGCAGCGCAGGTGAACCGGACGTGGTAGATGGTCAAGGCGCGCCTCCAGGCCAGGCGTCCGAAGACTCGTCGTTCATCATCATGCCTCTGTGGGATACTCGCCCCTGCCGGGGACCGGATCAAGCCCTTTCACGCTGGAGAGAAACGCACGGCAGTCATCCGCGTTGTCGAGGATCGAGAGGGTTCGTATGATTCGCGGCCCTGGCCTCGGTCGGCGGCTCCACGAACAGTCACGGCTCAGGTTCTCGGAGTCGTCTGCGGGGTCAGCTCTCACAATCCAATATGTCTACCGTGAGCGAGGAGCGCCAGGATGCGCTGGCGTCTGGACCACTCGTCACCAGATGGTCTCGACGACGGGACTTGCCCGCAGCCGCGCATCGCGGCTGACCAGGGGCACACCGTCCGCGCGGGCGGTCGCCGCGATGAGCCGGTCCGCAGGATCGGCGGGGAAGTCGTCGGGGAAATGCGTGGCCAGCGCGGCCACCGAGGGCGTGATCTCCTTGACGGTCACACCGCTGCGATCCACCAATGCCCCGAGCCACGCCTCCGGCGTTCCCTGAGGGATCACGCGACCCCGCACGATCATCATGGCGACCTCCCAGAGCGTGATCGAGGCGACGGCGAGGCCGCCGTCATTCGCGGCCCGACGGATCGCCGTCGCCGCGACGCCGGACAGCCGGCGCGGCTCGAGGCAGAGCCAGAGCCAGGCATGGGTGTCGAGGACGATCACCGACGCTTGCCACGGGCGCGGGGCCGCGCGCGCCGGGCCGCGCTCCTGTGGCTGATGGCCCGCCACGTGTCGGCGGCCAGGACGGGGGCCTCGACGTCACCCACGATCCGCGCGGTCCCGGTCATGCAGCCGAAGACATCCGTCGCGGGCGCGTCGGGTGGAACGAGCTTGGCCACGGGCCGACCCTTCTTGGTGATCACCACCGGCGTCCGGTACTTCTTTACCTCTTCCATGACACGCAGGCACCGCGCCTTGAACTCGCCCGCTGGCATTGTCCTCATGGTCTCCTCCGCACGTTCATGGTCATCACGACGTGACCATGATAGCACACGCGCAGGCGTGGTAGCTTCTCGCCAGCCATGCGAGTCCGCGCCCTCGCGCTGCGCCTGCATCTGCTCGTCGGCGTGCTCACGGGTGCTGCCCTCCTCGCTCTGGGGCTGAGCGGCGCCGTCCTCGTCCTGCGGCCGGACTTCGAGAGCTCGCAGAGCGCCGGGCTCACGACGGCTTCCTCCGCCGAATCCGCTCCATCGCTCGATGCGCTGCTCGAGGCGGCGCGACGCCGTCATCCCGGTTTCGTGGTGACCAGTCTTTCCCTCCCCGGCCGCGGCACGGCGGCGCGGGTCGGCATGCTCGATTCGGCGGGCGGCGCCCTCGAGGTGCTGGTCGATCCGCGTAGCGGGCGGATCGTGAGCTCGAGCTGGGCGGAGCGATCGCCGCTCCATGCCCTCCGGCTCCTCCACACCGAGCTCTACCTGGGCGCGCGCGGGCGTGCGCTCGTCGGCATCCTCGGTCTCTGGCTGATGCTCCAAGGGATCACGGGACTCTATCTCTGGTGGCCCTTGATGAGAAGGCCCCGCTGGGGCTTCACCATCCGCTGGGCCCGGCCGTGGCCCGTGGTCGGCTGCGATCTGCACAAGGCGCTGGGCGCCGCCTCGCTCGTCTTTCATCTGCCCATCGCGGCCACCGGCGCGCTGCTGGGGATGGTGGCGCTGCCCTCGGGGACGCTCGAGGTCGGGCGAGCGCCATCGCTCGCCGCTGCCCCTGCTTCGCTGGCGCCGGCCGCGCGAAGTCTCGAGACGCTGGCGCGAGAGGCCCGGCGCGCCATGCCGGGAGCCACCATCACGGCGTTTCGGTTCCTGCCGGACGGCCTCGTGGCGGTGACGATGCGAGTGCCGGGTGAGCTGGATCCGCGCGGGGCCAGCCTTGTGCTCCTGCAAGCCGCCGGGGGAAGTGTCGTGAGCGTGAGCGACTCTCGGCAGGCGCCGTGGACGGCCCGGCTTTGGGCTGGTGCGAGAGCCCTCCACGTCGGCGCCGTGGGCGGGTTCGCGGCAAGGGCCGTCTACGTCCTCGGCGGCCTCGCCTCGGTCGCCCTCGCCCTTTCCGGGTACGTCTTGGCCCTGGCCCGCCCTCGCGCGCTCGGGGGCCCCTAGACTAGGAGTCTGTCCGGGCAATTCCGCCCCCTCGCGAGCAGAATGTTCCGCTTCGAGCGCCGGCTTTGCCGGCGCCATCGGTTCGGGGGGGAGGCTTCGGAAGGGGGCGGAGCCCCCCTCCGAGCAACCTAGCGTACCGGATTCGGTATAATGCGGCCGTGTTCGACAGCCGATTCTTCGAGGAGTCGTGGCCGACCATCTCGCGGGGCCTCGAGTCCGAGGCGGACGCCGAATCCGAGGTCGGCTGGATTCTCGGCCACGTGGCTCCCGCCGCGGCCGGACGGATCCTGGACGCCCCCTGCGGATTCGGCCGCCACTCGCTCGCCCTGGCGCGCCGCGGCTTCGACGTCACGGGCGTGGATCTCTCGGAGACCGAGCTCCAGCGGGCCAAGGAGCGCGCGGCGGGGGCGGGGCTTCCCCTCCAGCTCGTCTGCCAGGACATGCGGGACATGGAGTTCTCGGGCGAGTTCGACCTCGCCCTCAACCTCTTCTCCAGCATCGGCTTCTTCACCGACGACGAGGACCGCCTCCTCCTCGACCGCTTCTGCACAGCCCTCAAGCCCGGGGGGGCTTTCGTCCTCGACACGCGCAACCGCGACTTTGCCATCCACGACATCGCGCCCGAGGAGATCGTGCGGCTGCCCGAGGGCACCGTCCGCGTCAAGAACCGCTTCGATGTGCGGGCCAGCCGCGTCCAGCAGAGCTGGTGGCTCGAGAAGGATCATCGCCTGCTGGGGGAGATGGAAATTCGCATGTACTCGGCCCACGAGCTTCTGCGCATGCTGCGCCCGGAGCGGTGGTCCCAGGTCGAGCTCTTCGGCGGGCTCGACGGGCGGCCCTTCGCCCTCGACTCGCCCCGCATCGTGCTCGTCGCCACCAAGTAGGGAACCTCTAAAGAAGCTCCATCAGAGAAGGAGTCCAATGAAGCCCCTCGTCGTGCTGGCCGGCCCCATCCATGCCGATGGCATCAAGCTGCTCGAGAGCGAAGCGCGCGTGGTCGTGTCGAGCGAAGAGACAGAAGCCGGAATGCTCAAGGTCGCGCAGGAGGCCGAGGGCATCCTCTTTCGCGCCAAGCCTGCGTGCACGCGCTCCCTGATGGCCGGCTGCAAGCAGCTCAAGGTCGTCGGCCGGCATGGAGTCGGCCTCGACACCATCGATCTCAAGGCGGCCACGGACCTGGGCATCGCCGTCGTCCACGCCCCCGGCTCGAACTCCAACTCCGTGGCCGAGCACGCCATCATGCTCATGCTGGCCCTGGCCAAGCAGGCAGTGGTGGTGGACCGGCGCACCCGGCTGGCCGACTGGGGCAAGAGCCGCTCCCAGGGCCTGCTCGAGATGAACGGCAAGACGCTCGGCATCATCGGCGTCGGCAATATCGGACGGCGGGTGGCCAAGACGGCGGGCGCCCTCGGCATGCGCGTGATCGGCTACGACAAGTACGTGCCGGCCGACGAGCTGAGGAATCGCGGCGTCGAGCCCATGCCGGACATGGCCTCCGTCCTCCGGGCGGCCGACGTGATCACCTGCCACACCCCGCACACGCCGGAGACGCATCACATGATCAACGCCGCCTCCATCGCCCAGATGAAGGAAGGCGTGATCTTCATCAATACCTCACGCGGCAAGATCCAGGACGAGAGCGCGCTCCTGGCGGGGCTCGAGAGCGGCAAGATCCGCGCGGCGGGTATCGACGTCTTCGAGGAGGAGC is a window of Candidatus Methylomirabilota bacterium DNA encoding:
- a CDS encoding type II toxin-antitoxin system Phd/YefM family antitoxin, whose protein sequence is MRTMPAGEFKARCLRVMEEVKKYRTPVVITKKGRPVAKLVPPDAPATDVFGCMTGTARIVGDVEAPVLAADTWRAISHRSAARRARPRARGKRR
- a CDS encoding hydroxyacid dehydrogenase, producing MKPLVVLAGPIHADGIKLLESEARVVVSSEETEAGMLKVAQEAEGILFRAKPACTRSLMAGCKQLKVVGRHGVGLDTIDLKAATDLGIAVVHAPGSNSNSVAEHAIMLMLALAKQAVVVDRRTRLADWGKSRSQGLLEMNGKTLGIIGVGNIGRRVAKTAGALGMRVIGYDKYVPADELRNRGVEPMPDMASVLRAADVITCHTPHTPETHHMINAASIAQMKEGVIFINTSRGKIQDESALLAGLESGKIRAAGIDVFEEEPVSSDSRLLQRDNVIVSPHIAGVTEETTRGTAMLVAAEMLRVLRGEKPQVLGNPDLWPKLGHLK
- a CDS encoding PepSY-associated TM helix domain-containing protein, encoding MRVRALALRLHLLVGVLTGAALLALGLSGAVLVLRPDFESSQSAGLTTASSAESAPSLDALLEAARRRHPGFVVTSLSLPGRGTAARVGMLDSAGGALEVLVDPRSGRIVSSSWAERSPLHALRLLHTELYLGARGRALVGILGLWLMLQGITGLYLWWPLMRRPRWGFTIRWARPWPVVGCDLHKALGAASLVFHLPIAATGALLGMVALPSGTLEVGRAPSLAAAPASLAPAARSLETLAREARRAMPGATITAFRFLPDGLVAVTMRVPGELDPRGASLVLLQAAGGSVVSVSDSRQAPWTARLWAGARALHVGAVGGFAARAVYVLGGLASVALALSGYVLALARPRALGGP
- a CDS encoding YciI family protein, giving the protein MTIYHVRFTCAADYMARRLPFRPAHLKQLAGLREQGRVVAGGPEPDGTAAHIFYRVADRAELMRLLEENEFNRAGLFAANHPRAFTEFLEPLELPPVDAGLEATIVDGVPAERTLARSGLAALQRQKRAAFGGFIDNDAGLAVIRSANAEEAIAWLADAGGWDRTRLIARAWSQTL
- a CDS encoding type II toxin-antitoxin system VapC family toxin, with the protein product MIVLDTHAWLWLCLEPRRLSGVAATAIRRAANDGGLAVASITLWEVAMMIVRGRVIPQGTPEAWLGALVDRSGVTVKEITPSVAALATHFPDDFPADPADRLIAATARADGVPLVSRDARLRASPVVETIW
- a CDS encoding class I SAM-dependent methyltransferase; this translates as MFDSRFFEESWPTISRGLESEADAESEVGWILGHVAPAAAGRILDAPCGFGRHSLALARRGFDVTGVDLSETELQRAKERAAGAGLPLQLVCQDMRDMEFSGEFDLALNLFSSIGFFTDDEDRLLLDRFCTALKPGGAFVLDTRNRDFAIHDIAPEEIVRLPEGTVRVKNRFDVRASRVQQSWWLEKDHRLLGEMEIRMYSAHELLRMLRPERWSQVELFGGLDGRPFALDSPRIVLVATK